The proteins below are encoded in one region of Aspergillus nidulans FGSC A4 chromosome III:
- a CDS encoding uncharacterized protein (transcript_id=CADANIAT00005812) encodes MAHLEEKLDRPDGSALTWILDHILRYPGTYEIPLRTMYALNCNNTRQSVPGTQLPETAFARRPSSPKSSAAEDLRAQLTHQISRLPSQPCSLPPSFVTSFLRRCFSPQLEDVDFPQALTGLDYLRDLETRRKKEVAAALQRLGLHPENSRQDPEYLKKYPCVVTWLESIKAKGSKVEKLYAEIYIGLRRWTLLNEMLMEPLNKANCMAMLNTLFPPVTEATVTPTPYLTPHILKAHRDGFFRYISHIETNGRHILDKVIAQGAPEGESTGWPLVRNALDEYLRRTNEMIDECSMINGPASLDEGLGSTSSRGHKGRKADSGISFASILGESATPSISSNISNEDIYEKPLPPSPRGHKMGGSTLERLARELRKLSDGGKAKGLRKMKSTNTLSRTETMSPTNEESFFELDEQKRRRLAWAHSKHSSASSSRFD; translated from the exons ATGGCTCatctggaggagaagctggaccGTCCCGATGGATCCGCACTTACTTGGATTCTCGACCATATTCTCCGGTATCCAGGGACCTACGAGATCCCCCTCCGGACAATGTATGCACTGAACTGCAACAATACGAGACAATCAGTGCCTGGCACTCAGCTTCCCGAGACGGCGTTTGCACGTCGACCGTCGTCCCCCAAATCCTCTGCCGCCGAGGACCTTCGTGCACAACTGACTCACCAAATCTCCCGATTACCCTCCCAGCCATGCTCATTGCCGCCGAGCTTTGTTACATCCTTTCTGCGCCGCTGCTTCTCCCCACAGCTCGAAGATGTCGATTTCCCTCAAGCTCTGACTGGTCTGGACTACCTCAGAGACCTTGAAACTCGACGAAAGAAGGAAGTCGCTGCAGCGTTACAGAGACTGGGCCTCCACCCAGAAAATTCTCGGCAGGATCCGGAATATCTCAAGAAATATCCTTGTGTCGTGACTTGGCTCGAATCCATTAAAGCCAAGGGTTCCAAGGTGGAAAAGCTCTACGCGGAGATTTATATTGGCTTGCGCCGATGG ACTCTGCTGAATGAGATGCTTATGGAACCCCTGAACAAGGCGAATTGCATGGCTatgctcaacaccctctttCCTCCCGTCACCGAAGCTACCGTCACCCCCACTCCATATCTTACTCCGCACATCCTCAAAGCGCATCGTGACGGCTTCTTCCGGTACATCTCCCATATTGAAACAAACGGCAGACATATCCTCGACAAGGTCATTGCGCAGGGTGCACCAGAGGGCGAGAGCACTGGCTGGCCCCTTGTCAGAAATGCCCTAGACGAGTACCTTAGGAGGACTAACGAAATGATCGATGAATGCTCCATGATTAATGGTCCGGCCAGCTTGGATGAGGGATTAGGTTCTACGTCGTCGCGAGGACACAAAGGCCGAAAGGCTGATTCCGGCATTAGTTTTGCCTCGATACTGGGGGAAAGTGCCACCCCTTCCATATccagcaacatcagcaaTGAGGATATCTATGAGAAACCGCTGCCACCTTCCCCCCGGGGCCACAAGATGGGTGGCTCCACGCTTGAGCGGCTGGCCCGCGAGCTTCGAAAACTCAGCGACGGCGGCAAAGCAAAGGGCCTCCGGAAGATGAAGTCTACAAATACCCTTAGCCGCACTGAGACAATGTCGCCCACAAACGAGGAATCCTTTTTTGAACTCGACGAACAGAAACGACGCCGATTGGCTTGGGCACACTCGAAGCATTCAAGCGCAAGCTCATCACGATTTGACTAA
- a CDS encoding uncharacterized protein (transcript_id=CADANIAT00005813), with amino-acid sequence MVDYFGLHQSGIAHWTIRRSRNTASYNYDNTVIINPPKLDCPEPAVRHIDQDFCVTASGPQLQ; translated from the exons ATGGTTGATTACTTTGGTCTCCATCAGTCGGGCATCGCTCACTGGACGATACGCC GATCCCGGAACACAGCATCATACAATTATGACAACACCGTCATCATTAATCCTCCGAAGCTCGATTGCCCCGAGCCTGCCGTTCGACATATCGACCAGGACTTTTGCGTAACTGCCTCTGGGCCCCAGCTCCAGTGA
- a CDS encoding uncharacterized protein (transcript_id=CADANIAT00005815) has product MDVNRCGLGIKEPMFRLPSELQGIQEDFYEHGIAFLKECDEAKLSKLASQLGKIVRPRNEKISGTGISNIRFEPSLVGKGYSSEELYFHTDRSGWDCPPRILVSTLKSKSTNGGISMLADTTRIIQEIKKQGDGLYELLTDPKHSSFRTDDGSFVARPIFDESSGLFRFRFDDGIQLSASLVLRFSQLFDAIYRNSFSVGLEEGQGYLLDNHRYLHGRTSFIGSRELLRALVNLPPPKSVVTILFDIDGTLCRSEELSVDAFYSCLSDIVGRPITHANTTVSLHGRTDLGLLQDILDFHKVEPKTSVTEKFLESHPRYLHASLEKGLKSVACQGVKDTLEWLTAKKKNSDSPTLRVGLLTGNSRSNALLKIRAAGIDTELFDLSISAFGDTHVDRISLIQDSMKKLRARDGPDLHESKVIIVGDTPLDIECAKRAGCAVVAVASGNYNMDDLEMLEPDHACAQIGESRAYLDSHLSRPATPLPLMGN; this is encoded by the exons ATGGACGTCAATCGTTGTGGTTTGGGCATCAAAG AGCCCATGTTTCGACTGCCTTCCGAGCTTCAGGGTATTCAGGAGGACTTCTACGAGCATGGCATAGCCTTTCTCAAAGAATGTGATGAAGCAAAGTTAAGCAAGCTCGCCAGCCAGCTTGGAAAGATTGTCCGCCCTCGTAATGAGAAGATCAGTGGCACCGGTATAAGCAATATCCGATTCGAGCCCTCTCTTGTTGGCAAGGGTTACAGTTCTGAAG AGCTTTACTTTCACACTGACCGTAGCGGCTGGGACTGTCCCCCTCGGATCCTTGTGTCTACTCTGAAGAGCAAGTCGACCAACGGTGGTATCTCGATGTTGGCCGATACCACTCGAATCATCCAAGAAATTAAGAAACAAGGAGATGGTCTTTACGAGCTGCTTACAGACCCGAAGCATTCTAGCTTTCGCACGGATGATGGCTCGTTTGTGGCCCGTCCGATTTTTGACGAGAGCTCGGGGCTGTTTCGTTTTCGCTTCGACGACGGAATCCAGCTATCTGCGTCTCTCGTGCTTCGCTTCTCCCAGCTATTTGATGCCATTTATCGCAACTCATTTTCCGTTGGCCTGGAGGAAGGCCAGGGGTATCTTCTGGACAACCACAGATATTTGCACGGCCGCACTTCCTTCATTGGGTCCCGTGAACTCCTGAGAGCTCTTGTCAATCTCCCGCCCCCAAAGTCGGTTGTCACTATCTTATTCGACATTGACGGAACACTCTGCCGATCCGAGGAGCTGAGTGTCGATGCCTTTTATTCGTGCTTGAGTGATATTGTGGGTAGGCCAATAACTCATGCTAATACTACTGTAAGCCTCCATGGAAGAACCGACCTGGGACTACTTCAAGACATCCTTGACTTCCACAAAGTGGAACCAAAGACCTCTGTTACGGAAAAATTTCTTGAATCCCACCCCAGGTATCTACATGCTTCACTCGAGAAGGGGCTCAAATCAGTAGCGTGCCAAGGTGTCAAAGACACGTTGGAGtggttgacggcgaagaaaaagaattCCGACTCTCCAACCCTAAGAGTGGGACTGCTGACTGGCAATTCTCGTTCGAACGCACTCTTAAAGATACGTGCCGCTGGAATTGACACTGAACTCTTCGACCTTAGCATCTCTGCATTCGGTGATACCCATGTGGATCGGATATCTCTTATTCAGGATTCCATGAAAAAGCTGCGTGCTAGGGACGGCCCTGACCTCCATGAAAGCAAGGTCATCATTGTCGGCGACACGCCTCTCGACATCGAATGTGCTAAGAGGGCTGGATGTGCTGTCGTCGCGGTTGCCAGCGGAAACTACAACATGGACGACCTGGAAATGCTCGAGCCGGATCATGCTTGTGCACAGATTGGCGAGTCGAGAGCTTACCTTGATTCTCACTTGAGCCGACCCGCCACTCCACTGCCTTTGATGGGTAACTGA
- a CDS encoding uncharacterized protein (transcript_id=CADANIAT00005814) produces the protein MISVSPTVKVLLIAGHVSLTGLLYGLDTGSIDVITQMTQFNASIGYLSSIQQGVYVASILLSSSVSSLTSGRVSDRISRRYGILIGNVISLLGTVISACSPNFASLIVASLVTGAGMGQDISVTTVYLVEIAPVAIRGVAACLLQTCVVFGIMTGYFIAFGSSNIAGNSWSWIVPFIVQAVVAAVLSLGMVLVPFSPSWLAQIGRNNDAKKVLFKLRPVATVEAEFEEIRQSLDPEKQQQTASIKEIFKRKYRSRTVLGIFLKSFQQLTGIDVVLYYAPILFQQAGFTSQRASFLSSGTPLIIGGAAMAICFIVIGSLYARFGRTEGNKVALASDSAQWVVIVLIYFFVANFSRSWVCSFVPTRLAKRTVLSLWVLDRCRSNTLCLMPETKGHSLEHIERLFENVNERQRGNRNASENRQGNKKTGRRTKIEAEAMVVSLPTTLESA, from the exons ATGATCTCAGTCTCACCTACTGTGAAGGTCCTCCTAATTGCCGGCCATGTCTCACTCACGGGCTTGCTCTATGGCTTGGACACTG GCTCGATTGATGTTATAACCCAGATGACCCAGTTCAACGCCTCCATCGGCTATCTCTCTTCCATCCAACAAGGGGTTTACGTTGCCTCGATCCTACTCTCGTCCTCTGTAtcctccttgacaagcgGCCGTGTCTCGGACCGCATCTCCCGCAGATACGGCATCCTCATTGGAAATGTTATATCGCTCCTTGGAACCGTCATATCAGCTTGCTCACCCAACTTCGCCAGCCTCATCGTCGCGAGCCTCGTGACTGGTGCTGGTATGGGACAGGACATCTCCGTAACCACAGTGTATCTGGTGGAGATTGCACCAGTTGCTATCCGTGGAGTTGCCGCTTGTTTGCTGCAGACTTGTGTTGTTTTCGGAATTATGACGGGGTACTTTATTGCGTTCGGGTCGTCGAATATCGCGGGGAATTCCTGGTCGTGGATAGTGCCGTTCATCGTTCAGGCCGTGGTTGCAGCGGTTCTTTCTCTGGGAATGGTCCTTGTCCCGTTCTCGCCAAGTTGGCTTGCACAAATAGGGCGTAACAATGATGCGAAGAAGGTGCTTTTCAAATTACGGCCTGTGGCGACGGTAGAAGCGGAGTTTGAAGAGATAAGGCAGAGTCTGGATCcggagaagcagcaacaaACGGCGAGTATCAAAGAGATTTTTAAGCGGAAGTATAGAAGTAGGACCGTGCTAGGGATCTTTCTCAAGTCATTCCAGCAGTTGACCGGG ATTGACGTGGTGCTGTACTACGCACCAatcctcttccagcaagcCGGCTTCACGTCCCAGCGAGCCTCgttcttgtcctctggg ACGCCGTTGATCATCGGCGGagcggcaatggcaatcTGCTTCATTGTCATCGGATCACTTTACGCGCGATTCGGCCGTACCGAAGGGAACAAAGTAGCCCTCGCCTCTGACTCTGCTCAATGGGTTGTGATTGTCCTGATCTACTTCTTCGTCGCTAATTTTTCTCGGTCTTGGGTGTG CTCCTTTGTTCCTACGCGCCTCGCCAAGCGGACCGTACTATCTCTATGGGTTCTCGACCGTTGCCGCAGTAATACTCTGTGTTTGATGCCCGAGACAAAAGGACATAGTTTGGAGCATATTGAGCGCTTGTTCGAGAACGTCAACGAGCGTCAGCGCGGAAACCGCAATGCGAGCGAGAACAGGCAGGGAAACAAAAAGACCGGAAGGCGGACTAAgattgaagcagaagctaTGGTGGTGTCGTTGCCGACAACGTTGGAGTCGGCATAA